The following coding sequences lie in one Spinacia oleracea cultivar Varoflay chromosome 1, BTI_SOV_V1, whole genome shotgun sequence genomic window:
- the LOC110799942 gene encoding peptidyl-prolyl cis-trans isomerase CYP95 isoform X5, whose protein sequence is MAKKKNPFVFLDVSIDGDPYERMVFELSSDVVPKTAENFRALCTGEKGVGPKLRKPLHYKGTFFHRIVKGSMAQGGDLLRQEGSAGESIYGDRFPDESPKLKHDEPGLLSMSVADRDNRGSIFSLIFKANQTLDRKNIVFGKLVHGHEVLKKVEDAGHEDGRPAVTVKICNSGELSESEKKKLGKKVAKEASLDVSHETRRKGKHKKSSRDRRKRRRKYYTSESDDSSDSDFDSTESDTDSETDASSSDVSSSSDDRRKKRKRSSKRDKYKRGKRRDKRRDKKRKRHDKRSRRKPKSESTEDSSEEEGNVKDSDPKHKDDLQKNAENHPPVVESATTVNNHKRSEESDKFDDEEFRSPKENGEQRSNGYKQDARCSRNEDRQPDVVEDHRGKSRSRSASPKKAMSKSMSISPRSMSRSRSATPRRSVSRSPSVSKSPPLAVQRSHSISRSPLRNASRSPARSLSRSPARSLSKSPVRSPSGSPPRIRPRRNASVSPVISPPRRSPSGSYRGGSSQKSIGRSPGRVGRRSSPSPVRSRRSVSPIRSSHRSLSRSSGRAPSRRVVSRSPVRSPRRSYRRSYSRSPGRRSPPSIRHRSMSRSASPDASPKRIRRGRGFSDRFSYARKYRTPTPDRYRYGGRDSYRRFSDRSPRRFRSPRRSPIRYRRRRSRTRSPSVSRSPPYRRRRFTRSPVRSPSDPPPRYRASPRAEKRLSSSRSQSRSLSASGSSRGGSPPPKRVSKDRSRSRSRSRSSSDSPPVKKGLVSYGDGSAEASPR, encoded by the exons ATGGCCAAGAAGAAAAACCCGTTTGTTTTCTTGGATGTGTCAATTGACGGAGATCCGTATGAAAGGATGGTTTTTGAG CTCTCTTCTGACGTAGTTCCAAAGACTGCCGAAAATTTTCGTGCGTTATGTACAG GAGAGAAGGGAGTTGGCCCGAAATTAAGGAAGCCCCTGCACTACAAAGGGACCTTTTTCCATCGGATTGTGAAGGGTTCCATGGCTCAG GGTGGTGATCTCCTCAGACAAGaag GTTCAGCTGGAGAAAGTATATATGGGGACAGATTTCCAG ATGAGTCACCAAAGCTAAAACATGACGAACCTGGTCTCTTATCAATGTCAGTTGCTGACCGAGATAATCGTGGATCTATTTTTAGtcttattttcaaggctaaCCAAACTCTTGACAG AAAGAATATAGTGTTCGGGAAGCTGGTACACGGTCATGAAGTTTTGAAGAAAGTTGAGGATGCAGGTCATGAAGACGGAAGACCAGCTGTTACTGTCAAAATTTGCAACTCTGGGGAATTGAGTGAGAGTG AAAAGAAGAAACTGGGAAAGAAGGTGGCAAAGGAGGCAAGTTTGGATGTGAGTCACGAAACACGACGAAAGGGGAAGCATAAGAAATCTTCAAGAGAcagaagaaagagaagaagaaaatattATACATCTGAATCGGATGATTCTTCTGATAGTGACTTTGATAGTACGGAATCTGATACTGATTCTGAAACCGACGCATCTTCATCAGATGTCAGTTCCTCTAGTGATGACAGGcgaaagaagagaaagagatcTTCTAAGCGCGATAAATACAAACGTGGGAAGCGTAGAGACAAGCGGCGTGATAAAAAGCGCAAAAGGCATGACAAGCGTTCAAGACGCAAGCCAAAAAG TGAGAGCACCGAGGATAGCTCTGAAGAAGAGGGCAATGTGAAGGATTCTGATCCGAAGCATAAGGATGATTTGCAGAAAAATG CTGAGAACCATCCTCCTGTTGTTGAGAGTGCTACCACTGTCAATAATCACAAAAGAAGTGAAGAATCTGATAAGTTTGATGATGAAGAATTTAGATCTCCAAAGGAAAATGGAGAGCAACGAAGCAATGGCTATAAACAAGATGCAAGATGTAGCAGAAATGAAGATAGACAACCTGATGTGGTAGAGGACCACCGAGGAAAATCTAG GAGCCGGAGTGCAAGTCCCAAAAAGGCTATGAGTAAGAGTATGAGTATCAGCCCCAGGAGTATGAGCAGGAGCCGGAGTGCAACACCGCGAAGGAGTGTGAGCAGAAGTCCAAGTGTTAGCAAGAGTCCCCCTCTAGCTGTACAAAGAAGTCATAGCATTAGCAGAAGTCCATTGAGGAATGCCAGCAGGAGTCCTGCTAGAAGTCTCAGTAGAAGCCCAGCTAGAAGCCTCAGCAAAAGCCCAGTTAGAAGCCCGAGTGGAAGCCCACCAAGAATTCGTCCTCGACGAAATGCCAGTGTAAGCCCTGTCATATCCCCACCTCGAAGAAGTCCCAGTGGGAGCTACCGGGGAGGGTCATCCCAAAAATCAATCGGTAGAAGCCCAGGACGAGTCGGCAGGAGAAGCAGTCCAAGCCCTGTACGTTCTCGTAGAAGTGTGAGCCCCATAAGATCTTCACATAGAAGCTTAAGTAGAAGCTCAGGTCGGGCCCCATCAAGAAGAGTTGTTAGCCGTAGTCCTGTTAGGTCTCCAAGGCGGAGCTATCGTCGCAGCTATTCTAGAAGTCCTGGCCGTCGAAGCCCTCCTTCCATTCGCCATAGGAGTATGTCAAGAAGTGCTTCCCCCGATGCGTCACCAAAACGTATTAGAAGGGGTAGAGGTTTCAGTGACAGATTCTCTTATGCTCGAAAATATAGGACCCCTACTCCTGACCGTTATCGGTATGGTGGTCGTGACAG TTACAGGAGATTTTCTGACCGTTCTCCAAGGCGTTTCCGGAGCCCAAGAAGGTCTCCAATAAG AtatagaagaagaagaagcagGACAAGAAGTCCAAGTGTTTCAAGAAGTCCTCCTTATCGTCGTCGTCGTTTTACCCGAAGCCCTGTTCGTTCTCCAAGTGATCCTCCTCCCAGATACCGTGCATCTCCTCGTGCTGAAAAGCGGTTGTCATCTAGCCGAAGTCAAAGTAGGAGTTTGTCAGCCTCAGGGTCCTCCAGGGGGGGATCTCCACCTCCAAAAAGAGTTAGCAAGGATAGGTCTCGGTCTCGGTCTCGGTCTAGGTCATCATCTGACAGTCCACCTGTGAAAAAGGGCCTGGTGTCTTATGGAGATGGTTCTGCTGAGGCCAGTCCTAGGTAG
- the LOC110799942 gene encoding peptidyl-prolyl cis-trans isomerase CYP95 isoform X3, producing MAKKKNPFVFLDVSIDGDPYERMVFELSSDVVPKTAENFRALCTGEKGVGPKLRKPLHYKGTFFHRIVKGSMAQGGDLLRQEGSAGESIYGDRFPDESPKLKHDEPGLLSMSVADRDNRGSIFSLIFKANQTLDRKNIVFGKLVHGHEVLKKVEDAGHEDGRPAVTVKICNSGELSESEKKKLGKKVAKEASLDVSHETRRKGKHKKSSRDRRKRRRKYYTSESDDSSDSDFDSTESDTDSETDASSSDVSSSSDDRRKKRKRSSKRDKYKRGKRRDKRRDKKRKRHDKRSRRKPKRTSDSLSDTNSESTEDSSEEEGNVKDSDPKHKDDLQKNAENHPPVVESATTVNNHKRSEESDKFDDEEFRSPKENGEQRSNGYKQDARCSRNEDRQPDVVEDHRGKSRSRSASPKKAMSKSMSISPRSMSRSRSATPRRSVSRSPSVSKSPPLAVQRSHSISRSPLRNASRSPARSLSRSPARSLSKSPVRSPSGSPPRIRPRRNASVSPVISPPRRSPSGSYRGGSSQKSIGRSPGRVGRRSSPSPVRSRRSVSPIRSSHRSLSRSSGRAPSRRVVSRSPVRSPRRSYRRSYSRSPGRRSPPSIRHRSMSRSASPDASPKRIRRGRGFSDRFSYARKYRTPTPDRYRYGGRDRRFSDRSPRRFRSPRRSPIRYRRRRSRTRSPSVSRSPPYRRRRFTRSPVRSPSDPPPRYRASPRAEKRLSSSRSQSRSLSASGSSRGGSPPPKRVSKDRSRSRSRSRSSSDSPPVKKGLVSYGDGSAEASPR from the exons ATGGCCAAGAAGAAAAACCCGTTTGTTTTCTTGGATGTGTCAATTGACGGAGATCCGTATGAAAGGATGGTTTTTGAG CTCTCTTCTGACGTAGTTCCAAAGACTGCCGAAAATTTTCGTGCGTTATGTACAG GAGAGAAGGGAGTTGGCCCGAAATTAAGGAAGCCCCTGCACTACAAAGGGACCTTTTTCCATCGGATTGTGAAGGGTTCCATGGCTCAG GGTGGTGATCTCCTCAGACAAGaag GTTCAGCTGGAGAAAGTATATATGGGGACAGATTTCCAG ATGAGTCACCAAAGCTAAAACATGACGAACCTGGTCTCTTATCAATGTCAGTTGCTGACCGAGATAATCGTGGATCTATTTTTAGtcttattttcaaggctaaCCAAACTCTTGACAG AAAGAATATAGTGTTCGGGAAGCTGGTACACGGTCATGAAGTTTTGAAGAAAGTTGAGGATGCAGGTCATGAAGACGGAAGACCAGCTGTTACTGTCAAAATTTGCAACTCTGGGGAATTGAGTGAGAGTG AAAAGAAGAAACTGGGAAAGAAGGTGGCAAAGGAGGCAAGTTTGGATGTGAGTCACGAAACACGACGAAAGGGGAAGCATAAGAAATCTTCAAGAGAcagaagaaagagaagaagaaaatattATACATCTGAATCGGATGATTCTTCTGATAGTGACTTTGATAGTACGGAATCTGATACTGATTCTGAAACCGACGCATCTTCATCAGATGTCAGTTCCTCTAGTGATGACAGGcgaaagaagagaaagagatcTTCTAAGCGCGATAAATACAAACGTGGGAAGCGTAGAGACAAGCGGCGTGATAAAAAGCGCAAAAGGCATGACAAGCGTTCAAGACGCAAGCCAAAAAG GACATCTGATAGTCTGAGTGATACCAACAGTGAGAGCACCGAGGATAGCTCTGAAGAAGAGGGCAATGTGAAGGATTCTGATCCGAAGCATAAGGATGATTTGCAGAAAAATG CTGAGAACCATCCTCCTGTTGTTGAGAGTGCTACCACTGTCAATAATCACAAAAGAAGTGAAGAATCTGATAAGTTTGATGATGAAGAATTTAGATCTCCAAAGGAAAATGGAGAGCAACGAAGCAATGGCTATAAACAAGATGCAAGATGTAGCAGAAATGAAGATAGACAACCTGATGTGGTAGAGGACCACCGAGGAAAATCTAG GAGCCGGAGTGCAAGTCCCAAAAAGGCTATGAGTAAGAGTATGAGTATCAGCCCCAGGAGTATGAGCAGGAGCCGGAGTGCAACACCGCGAAGGAGTGTGAGCAGAAGTCCAAGTGTTAGCAAGAGTCCCCCTCTAGCTGTACAAAGAAGTCATAGCATTAGCAGAAGTCCATTGAGGAATGCCAGCAGGAGTCCTGCTAGAAGTCTCAGTAGAAGCCCAGCTAGAAGCCTCAGCAAAAGCCCAGTTAGAAGCCCGAGTGGAAGCCCACCAAGAATTCGTCCTCGACGAAATGCCAGTGTAAGCCCTGTCATATCCCCACCTCGAAGAAGTCCCAGTGGGAGCTACCGGGGAGGGTCATCCCAAAAATCAATCGGTAGAAGCCCAGGACGAGTCGGCAGGAGAAGCAGTCCAAGCCCTGTACGTTCTCGTAGAAGTGTGAGCCCCATAAGATCTTCACATAGAAGCTTAAGTAGAAGCTCAGGTCGGGCCCCATCAAGAAGAGTTGTTAGCCGTAGTCCTGTTAGGTCTCCAAGGCGGAGCTATCGTCGCAGCTATTCTAGAAGTCCTGGCCGTCGAAGCCCTCCTTCCATTCGCCATAGGAGTATGTCAAGAAGTGCTTCCCCCGATGCGTCACCAAAACGTATTAGAAGGGGTAGAGGTTTCAGTGACAGATTCTCTTATGCTCGAAAATATAGGACCCCTACTCCTGACCGTTATCGGTATGGTGGTCGTGACAG GAGATTTTCTGACCGTTCTCCAAGGCGTTTCCGGAGCCCAAGAAGGTCTCCAATAAG AtatagaagaagaagaagcagGACAAGAAGTCCAAGTGTTTCAAGAAGTCCTCCTTATCGTCGTCGTCGTTTTACCCGAAGCCCTGTTCGTTCTCCAAGTGATCCTCCTCCCAGATACCGTGCATCTCCTCGTGCTGAAAAGCGGTTGTCATCTAGCCGAAGTCAAAGTAGGAGTTTGTCAGCCTCAGGGTCCTCCAGGGGGGGATCTCCACCTCCAAAAAGAGTTAGCAAGGATAGGTCTCGGTCTCGGTCTCGGTCTAGGTCATCATCTGACAGTCCACCTGTGAAAAAGGGCCTGGTGTCTTATGGAGATGGTTCTGCTGAGGCCAGTCCTAGGTAG
- the LOC110799942 gene encoding peptidyl-prolyl cis-trans isomerase CYP95 isoform X2: MAKKKNPFVFLDVSIDGDPYERMVFELSSDVVPKTAENFRALCTGEKGVGPKLRKPLHYKGTFFHRIVKGSMAQGGDLLRQEGSAGESIYGDRFPDESPKLKHDEPGLLSMSVADRDNRGSIFSLIFKANQTLDRKNIVFGKLVHGHEVLKKVEDAGHEDGRPAVTVKICNSGELSESEKKKLGKKVAKEASLDVSHETRRKGKHKKSSRDRRKRRRKYYTSESDDSSDSDFDSTESDTDSETDASSSDVSSSSDDRRKKRKRSSKRDKYKRGKRRDKRRDKKRKRHDKRSRRKPKRTSDSLSDTNSESTEDSSEEEGNVKDSDPKHKDDLQKNAENHPPVVESATTVNNHKRSEESDKFDDEEFRSPKENGEQRSNGYKQDARCSRNEDRQPDVVEDHRGKSRSRSASPKKAMSKSMSISPRSMSRSRSATPRRSVSRSPSVSKSPPLAVQRSHSISRSPLRNASRSPARSLSRSPARSLSKSPVRSPSGSPPRIRPRRNASVSPVISPPRRSPSGSYRGGSSQKSIGRSPGRVGRRSSPSPVRSRRSVSPIRSSHRSLSRSSGRAPSRRVVSRSPVRSPRRSYRRSYSRSPGRRSPPSIRHRSMSRSASPDASPKRIRRGRGFSDRFSYARKYRTPTPDRYRYGGRDSYRRFSDRSPRRFRSPRRSPIRYRRRRSRTRSPSVSRSPPYRRRRFTRSPVRSPSDPPPRYRASPRAEKRLSSSRSQSRSLSASGSSRGGSPPPKRVSKDRSRSRSRSRSSSDSPPVKKGLVSYGDGSAEASPR; the protein is encoded by the exons ATGGCCAAGAAGAAAAACCCGTTTGTTTTCTTGGATGTGTCAATTGACGGAGATCCGTATGAAAGGATGGTTTTTGAG CTCTCTTCTGACGTAGTTCCAAAGACTGCCGAAAATTTTCGTGCGTTATGTACAG GAGAGAAGGGAGTTGGCCCGAAATTAAGGAAGCCCCTGCACTACAAAGGGACCTTTTTCCATCGGATTGTGAAGGGTTCCATGGCTCAG GGTGGTGATCTCCTCAGACAAGaag GTTCAGCTGGAGAAAGTATATATGGGGACAGATTTCCAG ATGAGTCACCAAAGCTAAAACATGACGAACCTGGTCTCTTATCAATGTCAGTTGCTGACCGAGATAATCGTGGATCTATTTTTAGtcttattttcaaggctaaCCAAACTCTTGACAG AAAGAATATAGTGTTCGGGAAGCTGGTACACGGTCATGAAGTTTTGAAGAAAGTTGAGGATGCAGGTCATGAAGACGGAAGACCAGCTGTTACTGTCAAAATTTGCAACTCTGGGGAATTGAGTGAGAGTG AAAAGAAGAAACTGGGAAAGAAGGTGGCAAAGGAGGCAAGTTTGGATGTGAGTCACGAAACACGACGAAAGGGGAAGCATAAGAAATCTTCAAGAGAcagaagaaagagaagaagaaaatattATACATCTGAATCGGATGATTCTTCTGATAGTGACTTTGATAGTACGGAATCTGATACTGATTCTGAAACCGACGCATCTTCATCAGATGTCAGTTCCTCTAGTGATGACAGGcgaaagaagagaaagagatcTTCTAAGCGCGATAAATACAAACGTGGGAAGCGTAGAGACAAGCGGCGTGATAAAAAGCGCAAAAGGCATGACAAGCGTTCAAGACGCAAGCCAAAAAG GACATCTGATAGTCTGAGTGATACCAACAGTGAGAGCACCGAGGATAGCTCTGAAGAAGAGGGCAATGTGAAGGATTCTGATCCGAAGCATAAGGATGATTTGCAGAAAAATG CTGAGAACCATCCTCCTGTTGTTGAGAGTGCTACCACTGTCAATAATCACAAAAGAAGTGAAGAATCTGATAAGTTTGATGATGAAGAATTTAGATCTCCAAAGGAAAATGGAGAGCAACGAAGCAATGGCTATAAACAAGATGCAAGATGTAGCAGAAATGAAGATAGACAACCTGATGTGGTAGAGGACCACCGAGGAAAATCTAG GAGCCGGAGTGCAAGTCCCAAAAAGGCTATGAGTAAGAGTATGAGTATCAGCCCCAGGAGTATGAGCAGGAGCCGGAGTGCAACACCGCGAAGGAGTGTGAGCAGAAGTCCAAGTGTTAGCAAGAGTCCCCCTCTAGCTGTACAAAGAAGTCATAGCATTAGCAGAAGTCCATTGAGGAATGCCAGCAGGAGTCCTGCTAGAAGTCTCAGTAGAAGCCCAGCTAGAAGCCTCAGCAAAAGCCCAGTTAGAAGCCCGAGTGGAAGCCCACCAAGAATTCGTCCTCGACGAAATGCCAGTGTAAGCCCTGTCATATCCCCACCTCGAAGAAGTCCCAGTGGGAGCTACCGGGGAGGGTCATCCCAAAAATCAATCGGTAGAAGCCCAGGACGAGTCGGCAGGAGAAGCAGTCCAAGCCCTGTACGTTCTCGTAGAAGTGTGAGCCCCATAAGATCTTCACATAGAAGCTTAAGTAGAAGCTCAGGTCGGGCCCCATCAAGAAGAGTTGTTAGCCGTAGTCCTGTTAGGTCTCCAAGGCGGAGCTATCGTCGCAGCTATTCTAGAAGTCCTGGCCGTCGAAGCCCTCCTTCCATTCGCCATAGGAGTATGTCAAGAAGTGCTTCCCCCGATGCGTCACCAAAACGTATTAGAAGGGGTAGAGGTTTCAGTGACAGATTCTCTTATGCTCGAAAATATAGGACCCCTACTCCTGACCGTTATCGGTATGGTGGTCGTGACAG TTACAGGAGATTTTCTGACCGTTCTCCAAGGCGTTTCCGGAGCCCAAGAAGGTCTCCAATAAG AtatagaagaagaagaagcagGACAAGAAGTCCAAGTGTTTCAAGAAGTCCTCCTTATCGTCGTCGTCGTTTTACCCGAAGCCCTGTTCGTTCTCCAAGTGATCCTCCTCCCAGATACCGTGCATCTCCTCGTGCTGAAAAGCGGTTGTCATCTAGCCGAAGTCAAAGTAGGAGTTTGTCAGCCTCAGGGTCCTCCAGGGGGGGATCTCCACCTCCAAAAAGAGTTAGCAAGGATAGGTCTCGGTCTCGGTCTCGGTCTAGGTCATCATCTGACAGTCCACCTGTGAAAAAGGGCCTGGTGTCTTATGGAGATGGTTCTGCTGAGGCCAGTCCTAGGTAG
- the LOC110799942 gene encoding peptidyl-prolyl cis-trans isomerase CYP95 isoform X6 produces the protein MAKKKNPFVFLDVSIDGDPYERMVFELSSDVVPKTAENFRALCTGEKGVGPKLRKPLHYKGTFFHRIVKGSMAQGGDLLRQEGSAGESIYGDRFPDESPKLKHDEPGLLSMSVADRDNRGSIFSLIFKANQTLDRKNIVFGKLVHGHEVLKKVEDAGHEDGRPAVTVKICNSGELSESEKKKLGKKVAKEASLDVSHETRRKGKHKKSSRDRRKRRRKYYTSESDDSSDSDFDSTESDTDSETDASSSDVSSSSDDRRKKRKRSSKRDKYKRGKRRDKRRDKKRKRHDKRSRRKPKSESTEDSSEEEGNVKDSDPKHKDDLQKNAENHPPVVESATTVNNHKRSEESDKFDDEEFRSPKENGEQRSNGYKQDARCSRNEDRQPDVVEDHRGKSRSRSASPKKAMSKSMSISPRSMSRSRSATPRRSVSRSPSVSKSPPLAVQRSHSISRSPLRNASRSPARSLSRSPARSLSKSPVRSPSGSPPRIRPRRNASVSPVISPPRRSPSGSYRGGSSQKSIGRSPGRVGRRSSPSPVRSRRSVSPIRSSHRSLSRSSGRAPSRRVVSRSPVRSPRRSYRRSYSRSPGRRSPPSIRHRSMSRSASPDASPKRIRRGRGFSDRFSYARKYRTPTPDRYRYGGRDRRFSDRSPRRFRSPRRSPIRYRRRRSRTRSPSVSRSPPYRRRRFTRSPVRSPSDPPPRYRASPRAEKRLSSSRSQSRSLSASGSSRGGSPPPKRVSKDRSRSRSRSRSSSDSPPVKKGLVSYGDGSAEASPR, from the exons ATGGCCAAGAAGAAAAACCCGTTTGTTTTCTTGGATGTGTCAATTGACGGAGATCCGTATGAAAGGATGGTTTTTGAG CTCTCTTCTGACGTAGTTCCAAAGACTGCCGAAAATTTTCGTGCGTTATGTACAG GAGAGAAGGGAGTTGGCCCGAAATTAAGGAAGCCCCTGCACTACAAAGGGACCTTTTTCCATCGGATTGTGAAGGGTTCCATGGCTCAG GGTGGTGATCTCCTCAGACAAGaag GTTCAGCTGGAGAAAGTATATATGGGGACAGATTTCCAG ATGAGTCACCAAAGCTAAAACATGACGAACCTGGTCTCTTATCAATGTCAGTTGCTGACCGAGATAATCGTGGATCTATTTTTAGtcttattttcaaggctaaCCAAACTCTTGACAG AAAGAATATAGTGTTCGGGAAGCTGGTACACGGTCATGAAGTTTTGAAGAAAGTTGAGGATGCAGGTCATGAAGACGGAAGACCAGCTGTTACTGTCAAAATTTGCAACTCTGGGGAATTGAGTGAGAGTG AAAAGAAGAAACTGGGAAAGAAGGTGGCAAAGGAGGCAAGTTTGGATGTGAGTCACGAAACACGACGAAAGGGGAAGCATAAGAAATCTTCAAGAGAcagaagaaagagaagaagaaaatattATACATCTGAATCGGATGATTCTTCTGATAGTGACTTTGATAGTACGGAATCTGATACTGATTCTGAAACCGACGCATCTTCATCAGATGTCAGTTCCTCTAGTGATGACAGGcgaaagaagagaaagagatcTTCTAAGCGCGATAAATACAAACGTGGGAAGCGTAGAGACAAGCGGCGTGATAAAAAGCGCAAAAGGCATGACAAGCGTTCAAGACGCAAGCCAAAAAG TGAGAGCACCGAGGATAGCTCTGAAGAAGAGGGCAATGTGAAGGATTCTGATCCGAAGCATAAGGATGATTTGCAGAAAAATG CTGAGAACCATCCTCCTGTTGTTGAGAGTGCTACCACTGTCAATAATCACAAAAGAAGTGAAGAATCTGATAAGTTTGATGATGAAGAATTTAGATCTCCAAAGGAAAATGGAGAGCAACGAAGCAATGGCTATAAACAAGATGCAAGATGTAGCAGAAATGAAGATAGACAACCTGATGTGGTAGAGGACCACCGAGGAAAATCTAG GAGCCGGAGTGCAAGTCCCAAAAAGGCTATGAGTAAGAGTATGAGTATCAGCCCCAGGAGTATGAGCAGGAGCCGGAGTGCAACACCGCGAAGGAGTGTGAGCAGAAGTCCAAGTGTTAGCAAGAGTCCCCCTCTAGCTGTACAAAGAAGTCATAGCATTAGCAGAAGTCCATTGAGGAATGCCAGCAGGAGTCCTGCTAGAAGTCTCAGTAGAAGCCCAGCTAGAAGCCTCAGCAAAAGCCCAGTTAGAAGCCCGAGTGGAAGCCCACCAAGAATTCGTCCTCGACGAAATGCCAGTGTAAGCCCTGTCATATCCCCACCTCGAAGAAGTCCCAGTGGGAGCTACCGGGGAGGGTCATCCCAAAAATCAATCGGTAGAAGCCCAGGACGAGTCGGCAGGAGAAGCAGTCCAAGCCCTGTACGTTCTCGTAGAAGTGTGAGCCCCATAAGATCTTCACATAGAAGCTTAAGTAGAAGCTCAGGTCGGGCCCCATCAAGAAGAGTTGTTAGCCGTAGTCCTGTTAGGTCTCCAAGGCGGAGCTATCGTCGCAGCTATTCTAGAAGTCCTGGCCGTCGAAGCCCTCCTTCCATTCGCCATAGGAGTATGTCAAGAAGTGCTTCCCCCGATGCGTCACCAAAACGTATTAGAAGGGGTAGAGGTTTCAGTGACAGATTCTCTTATGCTCGAAAATATAGGACCCCTACTCCTGACCGTTATCGGTATGGTGGTCGTGACAG GAGATTTTCTGACCGTTCTCCAAGGCGTTTCCGGAGCCCAAGAAGGTCTCCAATAAG AtatagaagaagaagaagcagGACAAGAAGTCCAAGTGTTTCAAGAAGTCCTCCTTATCGTCGTCGTCGTTTTACCCGAAGCCCTGTTCGTTCTCCAAGTGATCCTCCTCCCAGATACCGTGCATCTCCTCGTGCTGAAAAGCGGTTGTCATCTAGCCGAAGTCAAAGTAGGAGTTTGTCAGCCTCAGGGTCCTCCAGGGGGGGATCTCCACCTCCAAAAAGAGTTAGCAAGGATAGGTCTCGGTCTCGGTCTCGGTCTAGGTCATCATCTGACAGTCCACCTGTGAAAAAGGGCCTGGTGTCTTATGGAGATGGTTCTGCTGAGGCCAGTCCTAGGTAG